In a single window of the Bacteroidota bacterium genome:
- a CDS encoding metalloregulator ArsR/SmtB family transcription factor, with translation MVKTNISSSPELQFVEKDKVLSVKTNMKPEKFFHYLAETFKAMSDPTRIKLIYALCQENELCVHDLAAIIGTTNSAISHQLKTLRNMKLVRYRKAGKLIFYSLDDLHINNLFAEGLRHVEEK, from the coding sequence ATGGTAAAAACGAATATTTCTTCATCCCCGGAATTACAATTTGTAGAAAAGGATAAAGTCCTTTCGGTGAAAACCAATATGAAACCGGAAAAATTCTTTCATTACCTGGCCGAAACATTTAAAGCGATGAGTGATCCTACGCGGATTAAATTAATTTACGCTTTGTGCCAGGAAAATGAATTATGCGTTCATGACCTGGCGGCCATTATTGGAACCACAAACTCGGCCATATCCCACCAGTTGAAAACTTTAAGAAATATGAAACTGGTAAGGTACAGGAAAGCCGGCAAATTAATTTTTTATTCCCTTGACGATTTGCACATCAACAATCTTTTTGCAGAAGGATTAAGGCATGTTGAGGAAAAATAA
- a CDS encoding DeoR/GlpR family DNA-binding transcription regulator, with protein MLSIAERHKYILESLQKNGFVKVADIAKDLDVTTVTVRKDLKFLEEKKLLYRTHGSASPGNPLASDVDVHLKEKMKKDEKERIASAACKFIEENDSIIIASGSTVYNFAEHIKPQKYLTVVTASLKISTLLNNISNIDVIQLGGFVRKSSLSVIGEASLRFFDDITCSKLFLGVDGIDVEYGITNSNIEEALLNKKMIEASLRTIILADSSKFGKRGFGKICNLDQIDVIITDSGISDTMAKSIEEIGIELIIV; from the coding sequence ATGCTTAGTATAGCTGAAAGACATAAATATATTTTAGAGTCATTACAGAAAAATGGTTTTGTCAAAGTAGCAGATATTGCTAAAGATTTAGACGTAACAACTGTTACGGTTCGAAAAGACTTGAAATTTCTTGAAGAAAAAAAGTTACTTTATCGTACCCATGGCAGTGCAAGTCCGGGTAATCCATTGGCCTCAGATGTGGATGTTCACCTGAAGGAAAAAATGAAAAAAGATGAAAAGGAAAGAATTGCTTCAGCCGCCTGTAAATTTATAGAAGAAAACGATTCAATTATTATTGCCTCAGGATCAACTGTATACAATTTTGCCGAGCATATAAAACCTCAAAAGTACTTGACGGTGGTTACTGCATCCCTTAAGATATCCACGCTACTTAACAATATCAGCAATATTGATGTAATACAGCTGGGAGGATTTGTGCGTAAAAGTTCCCTGTCTGTTATTGGCGAAGCATCCCTCAGATTTTTTGACGATATTACCTGTTCAAAGCTTTTCCTGGGTGTGGACGGAATAGATGTAGAATATGGGATTACCAATTCAAACATAGAAGAAGCGCTCCTGAATAAAAAGATGATTGAAGCCTCTTTGCGAACCATTATTCTGGCTGATTCATCCAAATTTGGCAAACGCGGATTCGGGAAAATTTGCAACCTCGATCAGATTGATGTGATCATCACCGATTCAGGCATTTCGGATACCATGGCCAAATCAATCGAAGAAATTGGTATTGAATTAATTATTGTATAA
- a CDS encoding FeoA family protein, with translation MISAENKTILTEIKEGEVGIIVSVIGGEKATKRLADLGLTPGTKIKVVRKALFSGPLQIEVCDSKLVIGWGLASKIMVAQR, from the coding sequence ATGATTAGTGCAGAAAACAAAACGATATTGACGGAAATTAAAGAAGGTGAAGTTGGCATCATCGTTTCAGTAATCGGAGGGGAAAAGGCAACAAAAAGACTGGCAGACCTGGGACTGACTCCGGGAACAAAAATAAAGGTTGTAAGAAAGGCCTTGTTTTCCGGGCCTTTACAAATTGAAGTTTGCGATTCAAAATTAGTTATTGGCTGGGGATTGGCTTCAAAAATAATGGTGGCGCAAAGATGA
- a CDS encoding FeoB small GTPase domain-containing protein, which translates to MNEEKKINIVLAGQGNVGKSAIFNYLTGLHQHIGNWAGKTIEKFEGTLFYHGFTIDVLDLPGIYSLTTFSVEEVISREYIIYQRPDCVINIIDSTNLERNLIFTLQLLELECPIIPVLNMTDLAKKKGILIDYQKLQGILNTPVIPTVASQGSGLTKIIDKVIELKGKKVEHKILKYGKEIEDCISELSTMLQAIPLPYPLRWIAIKLLEKDKDVTKLLRDKKPEVLEKTKQLCEKLEEIHGHDSSLVIADERSNLAYQITREIETITHRKISLSDKL; encoded by the coding sequence ATGAATGAAGAAAAAAAAATCAATATTGTACTAGCCGGCCAGGGAAATGTAGGGAAATCTGCGATTTTTAATTATTTAACCGGCTTACATCAGCATATCGGCAATTGGGCAGGAAAAACAATTGAAAAGTTTGAAGGAACCTTATTCTACCACGGATTCACCATAGATGTACTTGATTTACCAGGAATTTATTCACTAACTACCTTTTCGGTTGAAGAAGTCATTTCCCGTGAATATATTATTTATCAACGACCCGATTGTGTAATCAATATCATTGATTCTACAAACCTTGAACGGAATCTGATCTTTACCCTTCAACTTCTTGAGTTGGAATGCCCAATTATTCCGGTATTAAATATGACCGACCTGGCCAAAAAAAAAGGTATCCTCATTGACTATCAAAAATTGCAGGGTATTCTCAATACCCCTGTCATTCCTACTGTTGCTTCCCAAGGTTCGGGCTTGACAAAAATCATTGATAAAGTAATTGAACTGAAAGGTAAAAAAGTTGAACATAAAATTCTTAAGTATGGAAAGGAAATAGAAGACTGCATCAGCGAATTATCAACAATGCTGCAGGCCATCCCTCTTCCCTACCCTTTGAGATGGATAGCAATCAAACTCCTGGAAAAAGACAAAGATGTAACAAAACTTTTAAGGGATAAAAAACCTGAGGTTTTAGAAAAAACAAAACAACTTTGTGAGAAACTGGAAGAAATTCACGGGCATGATTCTTCCCTTGTCATTGCCGATGAAAGAAGCAATCTCGCCTACCAGATTACCCGGGAAATAGAAACCATCACTCACAGAAAAATTTCCCTGAGTGATAAGCTGG